A single Melopsittacus undulatus isolate bMelUnd1 chromosome 11, bMelUnd1.mat.Z, whole genome shotgun sequence DNA region contains:
- the MGAT5B gene encoding alpha-1,6-mannosylglycoprotein 6-beta-N-acetylglucosaminyltransferase B — protein sequence MITVNADGKIMVRRCLVTLRPFRIFVLGIGFFTLCFLMTSLGGQFSAKRLGDSPFTIRTEVMGALESRGVLRRMSDMLEMLMKRMDILARLENSTDFHKGDEARFPLDRFQPAAGLMERIQAIAQNVSDIAIKVDQILRNSLLNGKVAEGRRDQCEVPRDPKYPDCAGKVEWMRARWTSDPCYAFFGVDGTECSFLIYLSEVEWFCPPLPWRNRTEAPPSPPPQPRVQAAFRRDLAHLLELIGTGKESLSFMKKRIRHLAQQWLRGARRLEQKLKGRQRDQKQILIHIGFLTEESGDVFSPRVLKGGPLGEMVQWADILAALFLLGHSLRVTVSLKELQSHLGVPPGRGNCPLTSPLPFDLIYTDYHGLQQMKQHMGLSFKKYRCRVRVIDTFGTEPAYNHEEYATLRGYRTNWGYWNLQPAQFMTMFPHTPDNSFMGFVSEELNQTEKQFIKSNKVSSMAVVYGKEASIWKGKEKFLAILNKYMEIHGTVYYETQRPPEVPAFVKNHGLLPQHEFQQLLRKAKLFIGFGFPYEGPAPLEAIANGCVFLQARFNPPHSSLNHEFFRGKPTSREVSSQHPYAEDFIGKPHVWTVDYNNSEEFEAAIKTIVRTQVDPYLPYEYTCEGMLERIHAYIQHQDFCTTSSSALPPKAKSPAMQSPPSVLALSPNATHLVWSPSASRDPHAWPPVGSLQVWVSEAQHSCTETCRRRGLVCEPTFFRFLNKKDVFLQLSITCDSTEYEMNHLYPAVAENVHECYLQKEPLLFSCAGYNTKYRRLCPCRDYRKGQVALCRDCL from the exons TGATGGGTGCGCTGGAGTCCCGAGGGGTGCTGAGGCGGATGAGCGACATGCTGGAGATGCTGATGAAGAGGATGGACATCCTGGCCAGGTTGGAGAATAGCACTGACTTCCACAAAGGGGATGAAGCACGATTCCCTCTGGACAG gtTCCAGCCAGCAGCTGGCCTGATGGAGAGGATCCAAGCTATAGCTCAGAACGTCTCAGACATCGCAATAAAAGTAGATCAGATTCTCCGGAACAGCCTCCTGAATGGGAAAG TGGCGGAAGGCAGGAGGGACCAGTGTGAGGTGCCCAGGGACCCCAAGTACCCTGACTGCGCTGGGAAAGTGGAG TGGATGAGGGCCAGGTGGACCTCTGACCCCTGCTATGCGTTTTTTGGCGTGGATGGCACCGAGTGCTCATTCCTCATCTACCTCAGCGAAGTCGAGTGGTTCTGCCCTCCCCTGCCCTGGCGAAACCGGACGGAGGCTCCTCCTTCACCCCCACCGCAGCCCCGTGTGCAG GCAGCATTCCGGAGGGACCTGGCTCACCTCCTGGAGCTCATCGGCACGGGCAAGGAGTCCCTCAGCTTCATGAAGAAGCGGATCCGGCACCTGGCCCAGCAGTGGCTGCGGGGGGCTCGGCGCCTGGAGCAGAAGCTGAAGGGCCGGCAAAGGGACCAGAAACAG ATCCTGATTCACATCGGTTTCCTGACGGAGGAGTCAGGGGATGTTTTCAGTCCACGGGTGCTGAAGGGGGGTCCTCTGGGCGAGATGGTGCAGTGGGCTGACATCCTGgctgccctcttcctcctgggACACAGCCTGAGGGTCACAGTCTccctgaaggagctgcagag TCACTTAGGGGTGCCTCCAGGACGGGGAAACTGCCCCTTGACCAGTCCCTTACCTTTCGACCTGATCTACACTGACTACCACGGTCTTCAACAGATGAAGCAGCACATGGGGCTCTCCTTCAAGAAATACAG aTGCCGTGTCCGGGTCATCGATACCTTTGGGACGGAGCCAGCATACAACCATGAGGAGTACGCCACGCTGCGCGGGTACCGCACCAACTGGGGCTACTGGAACCTGCAGCCCGCCCAGTTCATGACCATGTTCC CTCACACCCCTGACAACTCCTTCATGGGCTTCGTGTCAGAGGAGCTCAACCAGACAGAGAAGCAATTCATCAAGTCCAACAaagtgagcagcatggcagtgGTGTACGGGAAGGAGGCCAGCATCTGGAAG GGCAAGGAGAAGTTCCTGGCCATCCTCAACAAGTACATGGAGATCCATGGCACGGTTTATTACGAGACGCAGCGGCCGCCTGAGGTCCCGGCATTCGTGAAGAACCACGGGCTGCTGCCACAGCACGAgttccagcagctgctgaggaaggCCAAG ctcttcaTTGGCTTCGGGTTCCCCTATGAGGGTCCTGCCCCACTGGAGGCGATCGCCAACGGCTGTGTTTTCCTGCAGGCACGTTTCAACCCCCCCCACAGCTCCCTCAACCATGAGTTCTTCCGTGGGAAGCCAACGTCCAGAGAG GTGTCCTCCCAGCACCCATATGCTGAAGACTTCATCGGGAAGCCACATGTGTGGACTGTCGACTACAATAACTCTGAGGAGTTTGAAGCTGCTATCAAAACCATCGTGAGGACCCAG GTGGACCCTTACCTGCCTTACGAGTACACCTGCGAGGGGATGCTGGAGCGGATCCATGCCTACATTCAGCACCAG GATTTCTGCACCACGTCATCCTCTGCCCTGCCTCCCAAGGCCAAGAGTCCTGCTATGCAAAGCCCTCCGAGCGTGCTGGCGCTGTCCCCCAACGCCACTCACCTCGTGTGGTCCCCCAGTGCCAGCCGGGACCCCCACGCCTGGCCGCCGGTGGGCTCGCTGCAGGTGTGGGTGTCGGAGGCACAGCACTCATGCACTGAGACGTGCCGTCGGCGCGGGCTGGTCTGTGAGCCCACCTTCTTCAGGTTCCTCAACAAGAAGGACGTGTTCCTGCA GCTCAGCATCACCTGCGACAGCACCGAGTACGAGATGAACCATCTTTACCCAGCAGTGGCCGAGAACGTCCACGAGTGCTACCTCCAGAAGGAGCcgctgctcttcagctgtgcAGGCTACAACACCAAGTACCGGCGCCTCTGCCCCTGCCGCGACTACCGCAAAGGACAAGTGGCTCTGTGCAGGGACTGCTTGTGA